The proteins below are encoded in one region of Prosthecobacter dejongeii:
- a CDS encoding TolC family protein encodes MHPRVLLSLLLFASHANAASPGGSLSLSDALALSLRQNPELKSYDYDIRAAEARTLQAGLKPNPVINYSAQNLPGSGPYRGGDIMENTLELGQLVELGGKRQARVNEASASRNVSEWAYQVRRVEVLKNTTQAFVAVLAAQRQVQLAEETAALAEKVTPMTQKRVEAGKANAVEVMRSKVAVASAKIEMEQAKRTLATARINLAVQWGSQTADFDSVKGDLEGIKAVPKFSTLVQRIQNNPEIARWSAERDRRYAALAKQKSLAKPDITVSAGPRMLGKADDVSFVVGFSIPLPFKNKNQGGIAEAEAEIAKTDSERKTSEMNVYAQLSAAYQVLLRATTEVELLNKDVLPGAKEAEEAVMQGYEAGRFTQLEILDARRTLIQARNQHLRALSDYHQAQAEISALTAAPITLNKASK; translated from the coding sequence ATGCACCCTCGTGTCCTTCTTTCGTTACTACTTTTTGCATCTCATGCCAATGCTGCCAGCCCTGGCGGCTCCTTATCATTGTCAGACGCCCTTGCACTGTCTCTCAGGCAAAACCCCGAACTCAAATCCTATGACTACGACATCCGCGCTGCTGAGGCGCGGACACTCCAGGCGGGATTAAAACCCAATCCCGTCATCAACTACAGCGCCCAAAACCTGCCCGGCAGCGGCCCCTACCGTGGTGGAGACATCATGGAAAACACTTTGGAACTGGGGCAGCTCGTTGAGCTGGGTGGTAAACGGCAGGCGCGTGTCAACGAAGCTTCTGCGAGTCGCAATGTGTCGGAGTGGGCATATCAAGTACGCCGTGTCGAGGTGCTTAAAAACACCACGCAGGCTTTCGTGGCAGTGCTCGCTGCCCAACGCCAAGTGCAACTCGCCGAGGAAACTGCCGCGCTGGCAGAGAAGGTCACGCCAATGACGCAGAAGCGTGTCGAGGCTGGCAAGGCCAACGCTGTTGAGGTCATGCGAAGCAAGGTAGCCGTTGCGTCGGCGAAGATCGAGATGGAACAGGCAAAGCGAACACTTGCCACGGCGAGAATCAATCTCGCAGTTCAGTGGGGATCGCAGACAGCGGACTTTGATTCCGTGAAAGGTGATCTGGAAGGCATCAAAGCTGTTCCGAAGTTTTCCACCCTCGTTCAGCGTATTCAAAATAATCCCGAGATCGCGCGATGGTCTGCTGAACGAGATCGACGCTACGCGGCACTGGCAAAGCAAAAGTCGCTGGCAAAGCCAGATATTACGGTCTCCGCTGGCCCGCGCATGTTGGGCAAGGCTGACGATGTTTCGTTCGTCGTAGGCTTCTCGATCCCACTGCCCTTCAAGAACAAAAACCAGGGAGGCATAGCCGAAGCGGAGGCGGAAATCGCCAAGACGGACAGCGAGCGCAAGACTTCTGAGATGAATGTGTATGCCCAGCTGAGCGCCGCGTATCAAGTTCTGCTCCGTGCCACCACGGAAGTTGAGCTGCTGAACAAAGACGTGCTGCCGGGCGCGAAGGAAGCCGAAGAAGCCGTCATGCAGGGCTACGAAGCTGGGCGCTTCACCCAGCTCGAAATCCTCGACGCACGCCGCACGCTCATCCAGGCGCGCAATCAGCACCTCCGCGCCCTCTCGGACTATCACCAGGCCCAGGCGGAGATTTCCGCACTTACCGCCGCGCCCATCACGCTGAACAAAGCCAGCAAGTAA
- a CDS encoding LexA family protein, whose amino-acid sequence MMLERCRNFCKANLAGRPEMQEGRQDYCLDVDFDTLRLPKNARTFALKVRGDSMKGAGILEGDVVIMEFREPRHGDIVAALIDGETTLKRFILQAGVPYLRAANVKYPDIIPGRELVIQGGADCASAAS is encoded by the coding sequence ATGATGCTGGAACGATGTCGAAATTTTTGCAAGGCGAATTTGGCGGGAAGGCCTGAAATGCAGGAGGGGCGGCAGGATTACTGCCTGGATGTAGATTTCGACACTCTGAGGTTACCGAAGAATGCCAGGACCTTTGCCCTTAAAGTTCGCGGAGATTCGATGAAGGGGGCGGGAATCTTGGAGGGAGATGTGGTTATCATGGAGTTTCGGGAGCCCCGGCATGGAGACATTGTTGCAGCTCTCATTGATGGTGAAACCACCCTCAAGCGGTTCATTTTGCAGGCAGGTGTGCCTTATTTACGAGCAGCCAATGTCAAATACCCGGATATCATTCCGGGGAGAGAGCTGGTCATCCAAGGGGGGGCAGATTGCGCTTCTGCGGCTTCCTGA
- a CDS encoding tyrosine-type recombinase/integrase, with the protein MASVFRREGTKFFHADFRDAKGIRRHRSTKVTSRKEAEKIAAKYEEAAQKRRTFVQVKQVISDLHEEITGETVKAVSLRDFISEWLKEKEAETKPSTMDFYRSATTRFADFIGTQDNGDIFHVGRASVVQYRGNLLETMSSTSTNHHLKCIKMLFRAAKKNGIIAEDPAESVDTVRKSEEGTERLPFELDDIKKVLALADDEWKSIILVGLYIGQRLSDVAKLEWSAIDLDSEKITLVTTKTGRRMSLPIATPLKNHLTKTPKEKRQGPLHPHAAAVFAKTGKVSTLSNQFAKLLAAAGLREKVSHTKTKSGRGAKRDLNALSFHSLRHTAVSLLKAAGVDQATVMEMIGHESEQMSAHYTHVGEESLKKAAAKLPDIVSE; encoded by the coding sequence ATGGCATCCGTCTTTCGCCGCGAAGGCACCAAATTTTTCCACGCTGACTTCCGCGATGCGAAAGGCATCAGGCGTCATCGTTCCACCAAGGTCACAAGCCGGAAAGAAGCAGAAAAAATTGCCGCCAAATATGAAGAGGCTGCCCAGAAGAGACGCACCTTTGTCCAGGTAAAACAGGTCATCAGTGACCTTCATGAAGAGATTACAGGTGAGACCGTTAAAGCTGTCAGCCTACGGGATTTCATCAGTGAATGGCTCAAAGAAAAGGAGGCTGAAACAAAGCCTTCCACCATGGATTTTTACCGCTCTGCCACCACCCGCTTTGCCGATTTCATAGGGACCCAAGACAACGGAGACATTTTTCACGTAGGCCGTGCATCAGTCGTGCAATATCGTGGCAACCTGTTGGAGACGATGTCTTCCACAAGCACCAACCACCACCTCAAGTGCATCAAGATGCTTTTTAGAGCGGCAAAGAAGAACGGTATCATTGCCGAAGATCCTGCCGAAAGCGTGGACACAGTCAGGAAGTCCGAGGAGGGAACTGAGCGCCTGCCGTTTGAGTTGGATGACATCAAGAAGGTTCTAGCTCTCGCCGATGATGAGTGGAAATCCATAATCCTGGTTGGCCTTTACATCGGTCAGCGTCTCTCAGATGTGGCCAAACTGGAGTGGTCTGCGATTGACCTGGATTCTGAAAAGATCACGCTTGTCACCACCAAGACAGGACGTCGCATGTCCCTTCCTATTGCTACGCCTCTCAAAAACCACCTCACAAAAACACCAAAGGAAAAACGGCAAGGCCCGCTTCATCCGCATGCTGCAGCCGTCTTTGCCAAAACTGGGAAGGTGAGCACGCTCAGCAATCAGTTTGCTAAGCTTTTGGCGGCAGCAGGGCTTCGCGAAAAGGTCAGCCATACCAAAACAAAATCTGGTCGCGGAGCCAAGCGCGACTTGAACGCACTGAGCTTCCACAGCCTGAGGCATACTGCGGTTTCGCTGCTCAAAGCGGCCGGCGTAGATCAAGCCACGGTCATGGAAATGATCGGCCACGAAAGCGAACAGATGAGCGCTCACTATACGCACGTGGGAGAGGAATCACTGAAAAAGGCAGCGGCAAAACTGCCCGACATCGTGAGTGAGTGA
- a CDS encoding Y-family DNA polymerase, whose protein sequence is MILHFDADAFFASVEQAANSKLQGRLVAVGGEKRGVIA, encoded by the coding sequence ATGATCCTGCACTTTGATGCGGACGCGTTCTTTGCGAGCGTTGAGCAGGCTGCTAATAGCAAACTGCAAGGCAGACTTGTAGCTGTGGGTGGAGAAAAAAGAGGGGTGATTGCCTGA